One region of Pagrus major chromosome 5, Pma_NU_1.0 genomic DNA includes:
- the LOC140995401 gene encoding ras-related protein Rab-14-like, whose amino-acid sequence MTAAPYNYSYIFKYIIIGDMGVGKSCLLHQFTEKKFMADCPHTIGVEFGTRIMEVHGQKVKLQIWDTAGQERFRAVTRSYYRGAAGALMVYDITRRSTYNHLSSWLTDARNLTNPNTVIILIGNKADLEAQRDVTYEEAKQFAEENGLLFLEASAKTGENVEEAFLEAAKRIYQNIQDGSLDLNAAESGVQHKPSAPQGGRLNADSQPAKEGCSC is encoded by the exons ATGACAGCCGCACCTTACAACTACTCCTACATCTTTAAGTACATCATCATCG gtGATATGGGAGTCGGGAAGTCATGTCTGCTGCACCAGTTCACAGAGAAAAAGT tcatgGCGGACTGTCCTCACACCATCGGGGTGGAGTTCGGGACGAGGATCATGGAGGTCCACGGTCAGAAGGTGAAGCTGCAGATTTGGGACACAGCCGGTCAGGAGCGCTTCAGGGCCGTCACCAGGTCCTATTACAGAGGGGCCGCCGGGGCCCTCATGGTGTATGACATCACCAG GAGAAGTACTTACAATCACCTGAGCAGCTGGTTGACAGACGCCAGGAACCTGACCAACCCAAACAcg GTGATCATCCTGATCGGTAACAAGGCCGACCTGGAGGCTCAGAGAGATGTGACGTACGAGGAGGCCAAACAGTTTGCTGAAGAGAACG GTTTGCTGTTTCTGGAGGCCAGCGCTAAGAC AGGGGAGAATGTGGAAGAAGCCTTCCTGGAGGCTGCAAAGAGGATTTACCAGAACATCCAAGATGGCAGTCTGGACCTGAACGCTGCCGAGTCGGGAGTCCAGCACAAGCCGTCTGCACCTCAGGGAGGCCGCCTCAACGCCGACAGCCAGCCGGCCAAAGAAGGCTGCAGCTGCTAA